One Salvia splendens isolate huo1 chromosome 12, SspV2, whole genome shotgun sequence genomic window carries:
- the LOC121757438 gene encoding B3 domain-containing protein REM1-like yields MDDVLSLMGQINSDTTDRLTEISKRIGYAFDLSNKRAEVFEQLKGILGLSLKLQFYVCKKLVKESELLDLFRGLPETARAAFRIPPEFVALHGAHLPFDCRLVTPRGRSWPVRVLNIASGCHFHTGWADFRLTNNIIHDDVLTFTMVDAGIFHVKRYNPRTGRPRVSDLQGDDVYGDADHSDAPDVETSDDYVPSDTEVVDSSDEDEYAPDQGVLADDGCPTFSVTLDSSNISRTLEIPMAFWRHHIRMISLQDPVYFNVNGDYWFIVLDHSDTKIWVKRGWRRFKAANHLVVGVRCHFKLIDRNDVQFYVWFDRP; encoded by the exons ATGGACGACGTGCTAAGTCTCATGGGACAGATTAACAGCGACACAACTGATCGTCTCACCGAGATTTCCAAGAGGATAGGATACGCGTTCGATCTAAGCAACAAGAGGGCTGAGGTATTTGAGCAACTGAAAGGTATTCTAGGCTTATCTCTTAAACTACAGTTCTATGTCTGTAAGAAGCTTGTTAAAGAATCCGAGCTTCTTGACCTGTTTCGGGGTTTGCCTGAGACCGCGCGTGCAGCGTTT CGAATTCCACCAGAATTTGTGGCTCTTCATGGAGCGCATCTCCCTTTCGACTGTCGTCTTGTCACCCCCCGGGGAAGGTCTTGGCCTGTGAGAGTGTTGAACATTGCGAGTGGTTGCCATTTCCACACTGGATGGGCCGACTTTCGTCTCACTAACAATATCATTCACGACGACGTACTTACATTCACTATGGTCGACGCAGGCATATTTCATGTGAAGCGATATAACCCGAGGACGGGCCGTCCTCGGGTTAGTGATTTACAAG GAGATGATGTTTACGGAGACGCCGACCACAGTGATGCCCCGGATGTCGAAACCTCAGACGACTATGTGCCGTCAGACACGGAGGTTGTCGACTCATCAGATGAGGACGAGTATGCGCCGGACCAAGGAGTTTTAGCAGATGATGGTTGCCCAACTTTCTCTGTAACATTGGACAGCTCGAACATATCTCGTACTTTAGAGATACCGATGGCATTTTGGCGCCACCACATTCGGATGATCAGCCTGCAAGACCCGGTGTACTTCAACGTGAACGGAGACTATTGGTTCATCGTTCTCGACCACAGTGATACCAAGATTTGGGTGAAGCGCGGCTGGAGACGTTTCAAAGCTGCAAATCATCTCGTGGTTGGTGTGCGTTGCCACTTCAAACTCATTGATCGCAATGATGTCCAGTTTTATGTGTGGTTCGATCGGCCTTAA